A DNA window from Arachis hypogaea cultivar Tifrunner chromosome 18, arahy.Tifrunner.gnm2.J5K5, whole genome shotgun sequence contains the following coding sequences:
- the LOC112769186 gene encoding uncharacterized protein isoform X9, whose protein sequence is MCQDSIQEKINDGSFSRLTYDMMLAWERPRYYDEDGTESVAKEHEERIARKATQEQEDIPLFYSDIMPLLVTNEASVGEDAFVWMGSQFPLVADVANGRFTFETLTAPTGLRLHHPAYDIFLKNMDKCIQHLQNQTKPNGVELADDEYILHVEGTASSQRVVRHVGTTSWPGRLTLTNYALYFEASGIINYEDAIKMDLSKDVEQSVKPAATGPWGAQLFDKAIIYESSDLSEEIVLEFPELTSSTRREHWLALIREIMFLHQFLSKYNINGPIQAWEIHARTILGIIRLHAAREMLRISPPVPTKFLIFSLYHELPKGDYVLEEFADSLKKVNSGHSCSASSILRIMNMYRSIPSDEIVEKPSQEVESSASALEDSPSLKTAIKQSREEENEVLIAKAMTEELKDDGVIDSVMVLTELLKPLKHVVPWVQGIFAWERPINTVAVLVLSLIITYMVLRETDPVETGWGL, encoded by the exons ATGTGCCAGGATAGCATACAGGAAAAGATCAACGATGGCTCATTTAGCAGGTTGACCTATGATATGATGCTTGCTTGGGAGAGACCTAGATACTATGATGAAGACGGCACG GAATCTGTAGCAAAGGAGCACGAAGAAAGGATAGCTCGAAAAGCCACTCAAGAACAGGAAGATATCCCTCTTTTTTATTCAGACATCATGCCTCTACTT GTTACTAATGAGGCCAGTGTTGGAGAAGATGCATTTGTGTGGATGGGATCACAATTTCCTTTAGTAGCAGATGTTGCAAATGGAAGGTTTACTTTTGAAACTCTAACAGCACCAACAGGGCTCCGACTACACCATCCGGCATACgatatattcttaaaaaatatggACAA GTGCATACAGCATTTGCAGAATCAGACAAAGCCAAATGGTGTGGAACTGGCCGATGACGAATACATATTACATGTCGAAGGAACAGCAAGCTCCCAGAGAGTCGTTCGCCACGTTGGGACGACAAGTTGGCCTG GTAGGCTAACTCTGACCAACTATGCTCTTTACTTCGAGGCCTCGGGAATAATAAATTACGAAGATGCTATAAAAATGGACCTCTCCAAGGATGTCGAGCAGAGTGTAAAACCAGCTGCCACAGGTCCCTGGGGAGCTCAACTTTTTGACAAGGCCATAATCTATGAATCATCTGATTT ATCAGAGGAGATTGTACTAGAGTTTCCAGAACTCACAAGTTCCACGAGGCGCGAACATTGGCTAGCACTGATAAGGGAAATAATGTTTCTCCACCAGTTTTTATCGAAGTACAATATCAATGGTCCAATCCAAGCATGGGAGATTCATGCAAGGACAATATTGGGAATCATAAGGCTTCATGCAGCCAGAGAAATGCTAAGAATATCACCACCTGTCCCAACGAAGTTCCTAATATTCTCCTTATACCACGAGCTGCCAAAGGGAGATTATGTTCTCGAAGAATTCGCGGATAGCCTCAAGAAGGTCAATAGCGGACACTCATGTAGCGCAAGCTCAATCCTTAGAATTATGAACATGTATAGGTCCATACCTTCTGATGAAATAGTAGAGAAGCCAAGTCAAGAAGTTGAAAGTAGCGCCAGTGCTTTAGAAGATAGTCCTTCCTTGAAGACAGCTATCAAACAATCAAGGGAGGAAGAAAATGAAGTTCTCATCGCGAAAGCTATGACTGAAGAATTAAAGGATGATGGTGTCATCGACAGCGTTATGGTTCTTACA gaACTATTAAAACCACTCAAACATGTAGTCCCATGGGTTCAAGGAATCTTCGCTTGGGAAAGGCCAATAAATACTGTTGCTGTTCTTGTTCTATCTCTCATAATCACTTATAT
- the LOC112769186 gene encoding uncharacterized protein isoform X3 encodes MATKLEYLSSIAEDVLKRCAQKLEIPVEGLVEEFESGWNPDEGDYCKKLVEFCSSKTLCQKMCQDSIQEKINDGSFSRLTYDMMLAWERPRYYDEDGTESVAKEHEERIARKATQEQEDIPLFYSDIMPLLVTNEASVGEDAFVWMGSQFPLVADVANGRFTFETLTAPTGLRLHHPAYDIFLKNMDKCIQHLQNQTKPNGVELADDEYILHVEGTASSQRVVRHVGTTSWPGRLTLTNYALYFEASGIINYEDAIKMDLSKDVEQSVKPAATGPWGAQLFDKAIIYESSDLSEEIVLEFPELTSSTRREHWLALIREIMFLHQFLSKYNINGPIQAWEIHARTILGIIRLHAAREMLRISPPVPTKFLIFSLYHELPKGDYVLEEFADSLKKVNSGHSCSASSILRIMNMYRSIPSDEIVEKPSQEVESSASALEDSPSLKTAIKQSREEENEVLIAKAMTEELKDDGVIDSVMVLTELLKPLKHVVPWVQGIFAWERPINTVAVLVLSLIITYMLKRLGMDQRSEEKSMQSGEFMENQEFGVHLLTRTRGYEVAW; translated from the exons ATGGCTACAAAGCTAGAGTATCTGTCTTCCATTGCAGAGGACGTTCTTAAGAGATGTGCACA GAAACTGGAAATTCCAGTAGAGGGATTGGTGGAAGAATTTGAATCAGGATGGAACCCAGATGAGGGAGACTACTGCAAAAAATTAGTGGAATTTTGCAGTAGCAAGACTCTATGTCAAAAAATGTGCCAGGATAGCATACAGGAAAAGATCAACGATGGCTCATTTAGCAGGTTGACCTATGATATGATGCTTGCTTGGGAGAGACCTAGATACTATGATGAAGACGGCACG GAATCTGTAGCAAAGGAGCACGAAGAAAGGATAGCTCGAAAAGCCACTCAAGAACAGGAAGATATCCCTCTTTTTTATTCAGACATCATGCCTCTACTT GTTACTAATGAGGCCAGTGTTGGAGAAGATGCATTTGTGTGGATGGGATCACAATTTCCTTTAGTAGCAGATGTTGCAAATGGAAGGTTTACTTTTGAAACTCTAACAGCACCAACAGGGCTCCGACTACACCATCCGGCATACgatatattcttaaaaaatatggACAA GTGCATACAGCATTTGCAGAATCAGACAAAGCCAAATGGTGTGGAACTGGCCGATGACGAATACATATTACATGTCGAAGGAACAGCAAGCTCCCAGAGAGTCGTTCGCCACGTTGGGACGACAAGTTGGCCTG GTAGGCTAACTCTGACCAACTATGCTCTTTACTTCGAGGCCTCGGGAATAATAAATTACGAAGATGCTATAAAAATGGACCTCTCCAAGGATGTCGAGCAGAGTGTAAAACCAGCTGCCACAGGTCCCTGGGGAGCTCAACTTTTTGACAAGGCCATAATCTATGAATCATCTGATTT ATCAGAGGAGATTGTACTAGAGTTTCCAGAACTCACAAGTTCCACGAGGCGCGAACATTGGCTAGCACTGATAAGGGAAATAATGTTTCTCCACCAGTTTTTATCGAAGTACAATATCAATGGTCCAATCCAAGCATGGGAGATTCATGCAAGGACAATATTGGGAATCATAAGGCTTCATGCAGCCAGAGAAATGCTAAGAATATCACCACCTGTCCCAACGAAGTTCCTAATATTCTCCTTATACCACGAGCTGCCAAAGGGAGATTATGTTCTCGAAGAATTCGCGGATAGCCTCAAGAAGGTCAATAGCGGACACTCATGTAGCGCAAGCTCAATCCTTAGAATTATGAACATGTATAGGTCCATACCTTCTGATGAAATAGTAGAGAAGCCAAGTCAAGAAGTTGAAAGTAGCGCCAGTGCTTTAGAAGATAGTCCTTCCTTGAAGACAGCTATCAAACAATCAAGGGAGGAAGAAAATGAAGTTCTCATCGCGAAAGCTATGACTGAAGAATTAAAGGATGATGGTGTCATCGACAGCGTTATGGTTCTTACA gaACTATTAAAACCACTCAAACATGTAGTCCCATGGGTTCAAGGAATCTTCGCTTGGGAAAGGCCAATAAATACTGTTGCTGTTCTTGTTCTATCTCTCATAATCACTTATAT
- the LOC112769186 gene encoding uncharacterized protein isoform X10, translated as MCQDSIQEKINDGSFSRLTYDMMLAWERPRYYDEDGTESVAKEHEERIARKATQEQEDIPLFYSDIMPLLVTNEASVGEDAFVWMGSQFPLVADVANGRFTFETLTAPTGLRLHHPAYDIFLKNMDKCIQHLQNQTKPNGVELADDEYILHVEGTASSQRVVRHVGTTSWPGRLTLTNYALYFEASGIINYEDAIKMDLSKDVEQSVKPAATGPWGAQLFDKAIIYESSDLSEEIVLEFPELTSSTRREHWLALIREIMFLHQFLSKYNINGPIQAWEIHARTILGIIRLHAAREMLRISPPVPTKFLIFSLYHELPKGDYVLEEFADSLKKVNSGHSCSASSILRIMNMYRSIPSDEIVEKPSQEVESSASALEDSPSLKTAIKQSREEENEVLIAKAMTEELKDDGVIDSVMVLTELLKPLKHVVPWVQGIFAWERPINTVAVLVLSLIITYMNRGIHVIP; from the exons ATGTGCCAGGATAGCATACAGGAAAAGATCAACGATGGCTCATTTAGCAGGTTGACCTATGATATGATGCTTGCTTGGGAGAGACCTAGATACTATGATGAAGACGGCACG GAATCTGTAGCAAAGGAGCACGAAGAAAGGATAGCTCGAAAAGCCACTCAAGAACAGGAAGATATCCCTCTTTTTTATTCAGACATCATGCCTCTACTT GTTACTAATGAGGCCAGTGTTGGAGAAGATGCATTTGTGTGGATGGGATCACAATTTCCTTTAGTAGCAGATGTTGCAAATGGAAGGTTTACTTTTGAAACTCTAACAGCACCAACAGGGCTCCGACTACACCATCCGGCATACgatatattcttaaaaaatatggACAA GTGCATACAGCATTTGCAGAATCAGACAAAGCCAAATGGTGTGGAACTGGCCGATGACGAATACATATTACATGTCGAAGGAACAGCAAGCTCCCAGAGAGTCGTTCGCCACGTTGGGACGACAAGTTGGCCTG GTAGGCTAACTCTGACCAACTATGCTCTTTACTTCGAGGCCTCGGGAATAATAAATTACGAAGATGCTATAAAAATGGACCTCTCCAAGGATGTCGAGCAGAGTGTAAAACCAGCTGCCACAGGTCCCTGGGGAGCTCAACTTTTTGACAAGGCCATAATCTATGAATCATCTGATTT ATCAGAGGAGATTGTACTAGAGTTTCCAGAACTCACAAGTTCCACGAGGCGCGAACATTGGCTAGCACTGATAAGGGAAATAATGTTTCTCCACCAGTTTTTATCGAAGTACAATATCAATGGTCCAATCCAAGCATGGGAGATTCATGCAAGGACAATATTGGGAATCATAAGGCTTCATGCAGCCAGAGAAATGCTAAGAATATCACCACCTGTCCCAACGAAGTTCCTAATATTCTCCTTATACCACGAGCTGCCAAAGGGAGATTATGTTCTCGAAGAATTCGCGGATAGCCTCAAGAAGGTCAATAGCGGACACTCATGTAGCGCAAGCTCAATCCTTAGAATTATGAACATGTATAGGTCCATACCTTCTGATGAAATAGTAGAGAAGCCAAGTCAAGAAGTTGAAAGTAGCGCCAGTGCTTTAGAAGATAGTCCTTCCTTGAAGACAGCTATCAAACAATCAAGGGAGGAAGAAAATGAAGTTCTCATCGCGAAAGCTATGACTGAAGAATTAAAGGATGATGGTGTCATCGACAGCGTTATGGTTCTTACA gaACTATTAAAACCACTCAAACATGTAGTCCCATGGGTTCAAGGAATCTTCGCTTGGGAAAGGCCAATAAATACTGTTGCTGTTCTTGTTCTATCTCTCATAATCACTTATAT
- the LOC112769186 gene encoding uncharacterized protein isoform X1, translating to MATKLEYLSSIAEDVLKRCAQKLEIPVEGLVEEFESGWNPDEGDYCKKLVEFCSSKTLCQKMCQDSIQEKINDGSFSRLTYDMMLAWERPRYYDEDGTESVAKEHEERIARKATQEQEDIPLFYSDIMPLLVTNEASVGEDAFVWMGSQFPLVADVANGRFTFETLTAPTGLRLHHPAYDIFLKNMDKCIQHLQNQTKPNGVELADDEYILHVEGTASSQRVVRHVGTTSWPGRLTLTNYALYFEASGIINYEDAIKMDLSKDVEQSVKPAATGPWGAQLFDKAIIYESSDLSEEIVLEFPELTSSTRREHWLALIREIMFLHQFLSKYNINGPIQAWEIHARTILGIIRLHAAREMLRISPPVPTKFLIFSLYHELPKGDYVLEEFADSLKKVNSGHSCSASSILRIMNMYRSIPSDEIVEKPSQEVESSASALEDSPSLKTAIKQSREEENEVLIAKAMTEELKDDGVIDSVMVLTELLKPLKHVVPWVQGIFAWERPINTVAVLVLSLIITYIEFRLKRLGMDQRSEEKSMQSGEFMENQEFGVHLLTRTRGYEVAW from the exons ATGGCTACAAAGCTAGAGTATCTGTCTTCCATTGCAGAGGACGTTCTTAAGAGATGTGCACA GAAACTGGAAATTCCAGTAGAGGGATTGGTGGAAGAATTTGAATCAGGATGGAACCCAGATGAGGGAGACTACTGCAAAAAATTAGTGGAATTTTGCAGTAGCAAGACTCTATGTCAAAAAATGTGCCAGGATAGCATACAGGAAAAGATCAACGATGGCTCATTTAGCAGGTTGACCTATGATATGATGCTTGCTTGGGAGAGACCTAGATACTATGATGAAGACGGCACG GAATCTGTAGCAAAGGAGCACGAAGAAAGGATAGCTCGAAAAGCCACTCAAGAACAGGAAGATATCCCTCTTTTTTATTCAGACATCATGCCTCTACTT GTTACTAATGAGGCCAGTGTTGGAGAAGATGCATTTGTGTGGATGGGATCACAATTTCCTTTAGTAGCAGATGTTGCAAATGGAAGGTTTACTTTTGAAACTCTAACAGCACCAACAGGGCTCCGACTACACCATCCGGCATACgatatattcttaaaaaatatggACAA GTGCATACAGCATTTGCAGAATCAGACAAAGCCAAATGGTGTGGAACTGGCCGATGACGAATACATATTACATGTCGAAGGAACAGCAAGCTCCCAGAGAGTCGTTCGCCACGTTGGGACGACAAGTTGGCCTG GTAGGCTAACTCTGACCAACTATGCTCTTTACTTCGAGGCCTCGGGAATAATAAATTACGAAGATGCTATAAAAATGGACCTCTCCAAGGATGTCGAGCAGAGTGTAAAACCAGCTGCCACAGGTCCCTGGGGAGCTCAACTTTTTGACAAGGCCATAATCTATGAATCATCTGATTT ATCAGAGGAGATTGTACTAGAGTTTCCAGAACTCACAAGTTCCACGAGGCGCGAACATTGGCTAGCACTGATAAGGGAAATAATGTTTCTCCACCAGTTTTTATCGAAGTACAATATCAATGGTCCAATCCAAGCATGGGAGATTCATGCAAGGACAATATTGGGAATCATAAGGCTTCATGCAGCCAGAGAAATGCTAAGAATATCACCACCTGTCCCAACGAAGTTCCTAATATTCTCCTTATACCACGAGCTGCCAAAGGGAGATTATGTTCTCGAAGAATTCGCGGATAGCCTCAAGAAGGTCAATAGCGGACACTCATGTAGCGCAAGCTCAATCCTTAGAATTATGAACATGTATAGGTCCATACCTTCTGATGAAATAGTAGAGAAGCCAAGTCAAGAAGTTGAAAGTAGCGCCAGTGCTTTAGAAGATAGTCCTTCCTTGAAGACAGCTATCAAACAATCAAGGGAGGAAGAAAATGAAGTTCTCATCGCGAAAGCTATGACTGAAGAATTAAAGGATGATGGTGTCATCGACAGCGTTATGGTTCTTACA gaACTATTAAAACCACTCAAACATGTAGTCCCATGGGTTCAAGGAATCTTCGCTTGGGAAAGGCCAATAAATACTGTTGCTGTTCTTGTTCTATCTCTCATAATCACTTATAT